ggatagaagtgattaaaccacctaaTACAATAGCGAGTGTTATTGCGACAATACCCAGTTtgagaaaaatggtggtagaagcaaaaaggaaggacgaaaagatggagaagctacgaggaagaataaggataagaagttTCAAGAATTACAACGACGAATCAGATAAtactatcttctttgaagggaagatatgcatgtccatgacaatgaacttaagaataagataaagccatggcacccatatactgtcaccaggaagtactaagatgtattaagatctagaaaaattctagttaggaggaatgaaacgacatgtaacctcatttgttgaaatatgtcttgcgtgctagcaagtgaaggttttacaacatatcacattgttactttgagtcttcgagctcataaagtcaagcttaatgtcgtgtttgggacaaactgagcccttaacgaaccaatgaatttcgttgtcgagatggattttttcgaatccatcatacttaagcaaaggttgtcacgaaagggggcagtcaatgccgacatgactcgagattccttcgatgaatgaataaaagtttataacggcgttttaggctgactgcctacatgctcgaaatggttggtctccttacaaactgtttaagttgccttaagaatgctctagagatattagtcattatagttccgcttaaacgacatagaaattattaataaggtatgttgaggacgaccgagctaaaccggggtgaaagctgagaacatgtttttgccactcattgtgagacatataataccagttatcaatcgactatcgatagattggcaaatgaggcgttatacctgaggaaatatagatcaccactttgttgggatgaaatggcgagatgattgagatcatccgtcaaatcagaaaaaggaatcaaggaggcccaggatagacagaagTCATATGCTGACAAGCGCCGAAAGGACCTATAGTTTGAGGATGTAAAGAAAATTTTTCTgaaggtttctccatcaagaggaatcgttagattcggtgtaaagggtaaacctaaaccccgttttataggctcatacgagattgtagaaaggatagacccaataacttactggttggcgttagcgctaagctttgagaatgtgcgtaatgtatcccatgtgtcgcaaatagagaagtatgtttacgattcaaagcatatgatccataagaacaacattattattagtcaatatttgagttacgaaggaagatccaaatctatcttagatcgggaagttcaggtactaaggactaagtcaataccgatagtaagggacctatgaatatatcatggtcaataATAGACTACCgtctaacaggaaagtgaagtactcagagttattttctgaggtacaaatttcgggacgaaatttatgttaagggggatagtatgtaatgccccgactttttattaaggattatagacttttaattattgatttaaggatttcttatggtaattagggttcagcatccattaataaaatacggacttatgtgaatttgatgattacatacgtgataatttatttttatttttatttcaacggatgatgcactcaaaatatattttgagtccattaagagaatgatggagctcaaaaatttattttgagttttcaaatcaaaaaaaaaaaaatttatgtatttatttatttttaccgagaaatttaggaatgatgagttataaaaattttccatcaatatttttctcaaattattttcctatgatgtatttataaattgagagagtgcactaatgttagtgctatttattctaattttgatcacaagagttttatgctctagcattttattaattgatgattagtcttacatatattttttttcttacacatgggttattactacaccacatttttatatttacttaatgtaacaccccattatcctccactaatattttcttttccctaccactaatctttttccctaccatcactaatattttcttttccctaccactaatctttttccctaccactactcctacctctccaccacactactccttttcccccaccactacattctttctcccactctcacaacttttctcccaccattatcacactccatagaagcctttgaagccccaagagaagtagcaaagcaagggagagtgtgggaaaactatagagtgaaggttgtgcttcgagggtgagtttttctttgctttttctcaactgaaaatgctttatggccatggatttttacacatttgtgtgctatattatgtgaggatatgttttatgattttggatgattattttggtagagtttattggatgaaaaaccgtgcatgaggtaaggcagcgaatctgccataagcacactgctcggcagtgttttgcaaggagattccagccatccaaacggttcccaaaaattcccaaattaattgtgtatcatctttcatatgttttctatactttggtaaaatttcagaaggtttggagctcttatgatttatttatgaatttgtaaacatcactgcccatctggaatacatttttggtaaacaatctttgggaggccataagtaaagtttcaatcggtgaaaacctttgaaacttgaatatgtcactctagactcccgtatctttcttttgacatcggtctcaccatttttgagtaagggaaacaaccggtataaattcttgaaatctagttcttattccttgtaccatccagtagattttacaaacctacgactttgaggtggaaaaggccgacctaaatctttgattcgcaagcctatctttctactgaatattcactgacatgttgggaacttacttggtcagttttagaatttttggtgaagcctaaagtggtttttccgatttatgttctaaatctgccaaacttgaactctttttgtgcactgaactttagacagtcatatcttctaaaccatgaatgttcttggagtaaatccaactgtagagtgttatgatctctccctagtttccaaattgacccttggggttcccagtggagttttgtaaagggagatatgaatttttaaagaaagcccactgacttggttgtaatctggaaatctgaaattttcagatttttgcttgttaaatacccatctttgagagggcatatcttgctcgtttgaattttttttcattcgattcaaattggagaatgatccttgaaatgtctagtttccagaatgtcttttggagcctcatttggagatccgaggcagatttgatgtctgttacaaaacaacctcttaagagctcaagttgttgaattattttctatgtatcaaagtttattttaaaggatgtttcatgaaagatttagtatatgtgcgtaacgagtttgggactatttattttaaatgaggtccgttcttttatttaaattatgatggacttttaatgaatatttttgggattaaactcttatttcttgatttatataaattattttttttaaggacttataaatatgaatttcgtaggcctactgacctactgtgatcgacggtttgtcgatgtctaatagctttgaaaagtttatagcaagtccctacatgagtcttgagtaccctggtaaaatttcaagccattccaacttcgtttgatacttcgttaaaatgcaaaacctaaactgcacattactaccgagaatttcagagaacagaggaaagagtcattcatttcagtagcttcctgtgtgatctagatttccaaatttttatggtattaaccttattgtgttagatagatatccaccaaagttgagcccagtttgacaacgtttactatttttcaaaaatccaagttttcgattgttcaaaactgccgaacatggtagatcgtggtaaaaacgtcatatctgtcaaaccacttggagttttcgactctacttttttttatatgaaactagactcgaagatctttctttcggtatgagtctcgagtccaggagatgtcggagtcagaacagattaaattttgaaattgagtcagtgtaaaaatagagcatgttttgatgatgtttgattgtgattcttatgtgccttatgtgtttgtgttgcctatgtgtttgaatgagattagacgaggtatgattgatttttgactgtctttaatgtaatgaattatggatgctagaaccctaaaacattaaaagataccctaggcacgtagaattagactttgtcttatgacaatttcttcacgaacttatcgactcttcatcaatgaaggtccgggcgacagaaagtgaagccgaagaagaaacgactccacgccagctttaagaacaattgaggtgggcattattttattattacgtatatagagatcccctgcgtgacgtaggcctcatatgcgaatatatatgcatgatatgttttgcctatttattcagttcttatgaaatgcttatatgtttaatgccctttatgaaaatgaaaatgttatgaaaatgaaatgtttatgaaatgattgactgccaaaatgtttatgtttttatatgtatcctatctgtgttggttcgccaactttaaaggaaatccaattgggatcctatgctagacaaaggtcgctagctagggttaacgtgtacactcatggagaccgcgagttgcttgcgaccggtcttggcgtccgtggtaaggaggcctccttcccggcgcgtgacagaaaggacagatatggatcatatagactgaaaatgggatgcatccacctttatgaaaatgaatgaaatgttttagtaagcgcaggtcattcaagaaaacccttgtgtgttactgttggcagttcaatttatatatgtatgcatgttgtattttcggcttatgtcactgagtatttttatactcagccctgcatgtatttctaaatgtgcaggttgagcaggcgatggaatggatcggtgttgagcggatttcccttttgatgtttatgtaatgaaaccttgagtatgcatctccatatgcataactcacacgtttttccgctgcaaacactctgacttatttatcatttctacttgaacttattactacttcattttaattaactttcagttggggtctagtcgttatggcagactcgtttgtgaattacccaagtggttatatatatataccactagtttgttattaatgttggttacttagtaaattccctttaatttccgtttcttattgttcaccccaagtcataaccccggttaacccgtcattgggatagtgggctgtgacaaatgcgcatctcaattttaaaatatttacaaaacaatgcacaattatttataaaatattaaaatataaacaattattTAACTATGCGCATCTCAATTTTAAACTCCAATTATTAAGACGTATTCAGGAGGAGAAGCATGACGAAAACCCTAACCCTACCGCAACTCCTCTTGCGCCGCTGATTCCTGCTGCCGTCCGATGACTCTCAACGGCGACAATCCACTTGGCCCCTCGGGTGTAGGTGGCCTGAATCTACCCCCACTCACCAATAATTTCTCCCCACGTTCGAAACTTGTTCAAGAAGGCACCATGACGGTGGCTGCTATTACTAACAATTCTGCGTCAAATCTTCAGCATGGGACGCGGATGCCCGACACTACTGCTACTTCCAACAGCAAACGCATAGAAGATGGTGGTTTTGTTCGAAATCTTATTCATGGAAAAGAAGTTGTCGGTGGTTCCACTCTAGAAGAAGTTCGTAATGGACGATCATACGCGGATATTGCTACCAATCGTGCTCCGAGACGTCCAAATTTGCTTGCCCACCATTACCATGCTCTGCGACCCACAAAGGAAGGGGATCAGTTTTCCTTTAAAATCCCCAAGGATTTGCTTCTCAAAGAGATTGCCCAATTCTCTCATGCTTTAACTGGACGACTGCTCCTTAAAAAGGGTGAAAAACCTAAAACTGCCATGATGGTTAAGAAAGAACTGGAAGGTTTATGGGGTATTGAAGCCTCATGGAAACTGATCCCATTAGGCAAGGGGTATTACACGATGGTTTTTAACACTGCGGAAGATAAGTTGCGCGCTAAAGCTCAGACTATTTGGGAAGTTTTTGGCGGACATCTGCGGATTCGTGAATGGACAAAAAATTTCGATCCTTTTAAAGAGCATTCTTCGTTGGCGAATGTTTGGGTGAGGATA
The genomic region above belongs to Salvia miltiorrhiza cultivar Shanhuang (shh) chromosome 5, IMPLAD_Smil_shh, whole genome shotgun sequence and contains:
- the LOC131025843 gene encoding uncharacterized protein LOC131025843 is translated as MTLNGDNPLGPSGVGGLNLPPLTNNFSPRSKLVQEGTMTVAAITNNSASNLQHGTRMPDTTATSNSKRIEDGGFVRNLIHGKEVVGGSTLEEVRNGRSYADIATNRAPRRPNLLAHHYHALRPTKEGDQFSFKIPKDLLLKEIAQFSHALTGRLLLKKGEKPKTAMMVKKELEGLWGIEASWKLIPLGKGYYTMVFNTAEDKLRAKAQTIWEVFGGHLRIREWTKNFDPFKEHSSLANVWVRIHYLPIEYWNVEVLTSIARFVGHPLRVDGTSAQRDFGQFARIFIEIDMSKPLPNTLLVDGNDVSFHVEFTYEYLPLFCSRCKITGHALDKCRKGKSFDGDSLRNTGNQPQKSKRSSLI